A single genomic interval of Nonomuraea rubra harbors:
- a CDS encoding nuclear transport factor 2 family protein: MTSLDTRQAAQRFADTWQHGWTHHDVAAITALYHDDAVHTSMPFRPPHRGKQAIADYITWSFTGENDPQVTFSAPVVDAGQAAIEFRVHAYDNGRPITLAGCVFVQFDTDGLAVRTRDYWHTADGHL, encoded by the coding sequence ATGACCAGCCTGGACACCCGCCAGGCCGCCCAGCGCTTCGCCGACACCTGGCAACACGGCTGGACCCACCACGACGTCGCCGCCATCACCGCCCTCTACCACGACGACGCCGTCCACACCAGCATGCCGTTCCGCCCCCCGCACCGCGGCAAACAGGCCATCGCCGACTACATCACCTGGTCCTTCACCGGCGAGAACGACCCCCAGGTGACCTTCTCCGCGCCCGTCGTCGACGCCGGCCAGGCCGCCATCGAGTTCCGCGTCCACGCCTACGACAACGGCCGCCCCATCACGCTTGCGGGCTGCGTCTTCGTCCAGTTCGACACCGACGGCCTCGCCGTACGGACCCGCGACTACTGGCACACCGCCGACGGCCACCTATGA
- a CDS encoding DUF952 domain-containing protein has translation MNLDQHPTQEPAQHPAQEPAQEPAQERSRRRRTALLGAAVALLTEGGFNAVTHRAVAHRARLPLAATTYYFASRDQLLAEAFAQLVETELATTRDWITQHGLAALPDQIAAADRTRQLGLWELYVHAGRDPVLQHIARRWTDGCVHLIAETLRLPATDPRVRLLYTTVSTLWLEHIVEQRPPDQARALLSLALTHAISTHDTAISTHDTKDTMTGPIHHLALRTDWDHARTTGEYRISTLGRTLEEEGFIHCSRDLTQLHGVHTAYYSHLTEPLLVLDIDPEGLDVRLENGYPHLYGPLPVTAVTATRPYNPAAPGESTP, from the coding sequence TTGAACCTGGACCAGCACCCCACCCAGGAACCGGCCCAGCATCCCGCGCAGGAACCCGCCCAGGAACCCGCCCAGGAACGCAGCCGCCGCCGGCGCACCGCCCTGCTCGGCGCCGCCGTCGCCCTGCTCACCGAAGGCGGCTTCAACGCCGTCACCCACCGCGCCGTCGCCCACCGCGCCCGCCTGCCCCTGGCCGCCACCACCTACTACTTCGCCTCCCGCGACCAGCTCCTGGCCGAAGCCTTCGCCCAGCTCGTGGAGACCGAACTCGCCACCACCCGCGACTGGATCACCCAGCACGGCCTGGCCGCCCTGCCCGACCAGATCGCCGCCGCCGACCGCACCCGCCAGCTCGGCCTGTGGGAGCTGTACGTCCACGCCGGCCGCGACCCCGTCCTGCAGCACATCGCCCGCCGCTGGACCGACGGCTGCGTCCACCTCATCGCCGAAACCCTCCGCCTGCCCGCCACCGACCCCCGCGTCCGCCTCCTCTACACCACCGTCTCCACCCTCTGGCTCGAGCACATCGTCGAACAACGCCCCCCGGACCAAGCCCGCGCGCTGCTCTCGCTCGCCCTCACCCACGCCATCAGCACGCACGACACCGCCATCAGCACGCACGACACGAAGGACACGATGACCGGCCCCATCCACCACCTCGCGCTGCGCACCGACTGGGACCACGCCCGCACCACGGGGGAGTACCGCATCTCCACCCTCGGCCGCACCCTCGAAGAAGAAGGCTTCATCCACTGCAGCCGCGACCTCACCCAGCTGCACGGCGTCCACACCGCCTACTACAGCCACCTGACCGAGCCGCTGCTCGTCCTCGACATCGACCCCGAAGGACTCGACGTCCGCCTCGAGAACGGCTACCCGCACCTGTACGGGCCGCTGCCCGTCACCGCGGTCACCGCCACCCGCCCCTACAACCCCGCGGCACCGGGGGAGAGCACACCATGA
- a CDS encoding cytochrome P450 produces MPATPAPIPATPGQAGQALADPHTYTDETRLHTALTLLRHQAPVHHVTAPGYTPFWAITRHADILAIERDHTLWLNAPRPVLRTTALDQALHTRRSQGKALTSIVHLDEPHHRPLRAIAADWFRPHAMRTLHTRIRDLARRHVDLMAQHGTTCDFARQIAAHYPLYVILTLLGLPESDFPRMLHLTQQLFGHNDDETGRGTGTPRDHTGVLEDLFAYFHHLTATRRAHPTTDLASQIANARIDGHLLDDNTAASYYILIATAGHDTTTSTIAGGLEALIRHPEQLRRLRDDPALLPSAVEEMIRWVSPVKAFMRTAAADTQVRGVPIGKGESVLLSYPSANRDEDVFGEPFRFDAGREPNRHLAFGFGVHYCLGAALARMEAVALFGELLPRLASIELDGEPAWTATTFVGGLKRLPVRYSLT; encoded by the coding sequence ATGCCCGCCACGCCCGCCCCCATCCCCGCAACCCCCGGCCAAGCAGGCCAAGCCCTCGCCGACCCCCACACCTACACCGACGAAACCCGCCTGCACACCGCCCTCACCCTCCTGCGCCACCAAGCCCCCGTCCACCACGTCACCGCCCCCGGCTACACCCCCTTCTGGGCCATCACCCGCCACGCCGACATCCTGGCCATCGAACGCGACCACACCCTCTGGCTCAACGCCCCCCGCCCCGTCCTGCGCACCACCGCACTCGACCAGGCCCTGCACACCCGCCGCAGCCAAGGCAAAGCCCTCACCAGCATCGTCCACCTCGACGAACCCCACCACCGACCCCTGCGCGCCATCGCCGCCGACTGGTTCCGCCCCCACGCCATGCGCACCCTGCACACCCGCATCCGCGACCTGGCCCGCCGCCACGTCGACCTCATGGCCCAGCACGGCACCACCTGCGACTTCGCCCGCCAGATCGCCGCCCACTACCCCCTCTACGTCATCCTCACCCTCCTCGGCCTGCCCGAATCCGACTTCCCCCGCATGCTCCACCTCACCCAGCAGCTCTTCGGCCACAACGACGACGAGACCGGACGCGGCACCGGCACCCCCCGCGACCACACCGGCGTCCTGGAAGACCTCTTCGCCTACTTCCACCACCTCACCGCCACCCGCCGCGCCCACCCCACCACCGACCTCGCCTCCCAGATCGCCAACGCCCGCATCGACGGCCACCTTCTCGACGACAACACCGCCGCCTCCTACTACATCCTCATCGCCACCGCCGGCCACGACACCACCACCTCCACCATCGCCGGCGGCCTGGAAGCCCTCATCCGCCACCCCGAGCAGCTGCGGCGCCTGCGCGACGACCCCGCCCTGCTGCCGTCGGCCGTCGAGGAGATGATCCGCTGGGTCAGCCCCGTCAAGGCGTTCATGCGCACCGCCGCCGCCGACACCCAGGTGCGCGGCGTCCCCATCGGCAAGGGCGAGTCGGTGCTGCTGTCCTACCCCTCGGCCAACCGGGACGAGGACGTCTTCGGCGAGCCGTTCCGCTTCGACGCCGGGCGGGAGCCGAACCGGCATCTGGCGTTCGGGTTCGGGGTGCACTACTGCCTGGGCGCGGCGCTGGCGCGGATGGAGGCCGTGGCGTTGTTCGGTGAGCTGCTGCCGCGGCTGGCGAGCATCGAGCTGGACGGTGAGCCGGCATGGACGGCGACGACGTTCGTGGGCGGGCTGAAGCGGCTGCCGGTCCGCTACTCCCTCACGTGA